A genomic segment from Octopus sinensis linkage group LG4, ASM634580v1, whole genome shotgun sequence encodes:
- the LOC115211106 gene encoding threonine aspartase 1-like, whose amino-acid sequence MAMKPFVAVHAGAGYHSFSKETDYTKTSKTACQVGIMSLKNNVSALNAVVSVLAVLEDATCTNAGIGSNLTLNGTVECDASVMDGHTRAYGAVGAVSGIKNPVCIAKTLIDAQLKGLSLGRVPPSILVGRGAYDWALKQGLNHVSDSILVTESSQKTYENYKQKLLALDNRLICKAKRKYLEKKSVINHRKDSSSNIEEVENSDDISQHQDTVGAICVDKQGNIACAVSSGGLSLKQPGRLGSAAVFGAGCWAANNTADSAGIGVVTSGTGEYLIRTIFAKEFAECILSEEDTTLAVNKAFERKFFGSPLLSNIKDKYAGALLIKLVEANEIELVSAHCTSSMCVGYAIDGKEPKAYISRLSSSQKPGKSLSIQGKHFFL is encoded by the coding sequence ATGGCGATGAAACCTTTTGTTGCTGTTCATGCTGGAGCTGGCTATCATTCTTTTTCTAAAGAAACTGATTATACTAAAACTAGTAAGACTGCCTGCCAAGTTGGAATTATGTCATTGAAAAATAACGTATCAGCACTGAATGCTGTAGTTTCAGTTCTAGCAGTTTTGGAAGATGCGACATGTACAAATGCCGGAATTGGCTCGAATTTAACACTAAATGGAACCGTAGAATGTGATGCCTCTGTAATGGACGGACATACAAGGGCTTATGGAGCTGTTGGCGCTGTATCTGGTATAAAAAATCCTGTATGTATAGCAAAAACATTAATTGATGCTCAGCTGAAAGGATTATCTCTTGGTAGAGTCCCTCCGAGTATTCTAGTCGGACGAGGAGCTTATGACTGGGCTCTGAAGCAAGGTTTAAACCATGTGTCCGATAGCATTCTCGTAACAGAATCATCACAAAAGACTTATGAAAACTACAAACAAAAGCTTTTGGCACTTGATAACCGGCTTATTTGTAAAGCTaaaagaaaatatcttgaaaagaAATCGGTTATAAATCATAGAAAAGATTCGTCTTCCAACATTGAAGAAGTTGAAAACAGTGATGACATTTCTCAGCACCAAGATACAGTCGGTGCCATATGTGTAGATAAACAAGGGAATATTGCTTGTGCTGTATCTAGTGGTGGACTATCTCTAAAACAACCTGGTCGGCTAGGTTCCGCAGCTGTTTTTGGTGCTGGTTGCTGGGCGGCTAATAATACTGCGGATTCAGCTGGTATTGGGGTTGTAACATCTGGCACCGGTGAATATCTTATCAGGACCATTTTTGCAAAAGAATTTGCCGAGTGTATTCTCTCTGAAGAGGATACAACATTAGCTGTTAACAAAGCTTTTGAGCGGAAGTTTTTCGGATCCCCTTTACTGAGCAATATTAAAGATAAGTATGCTGGTGCATTGCTCATAAAATTAGTAGAAGCTAATGAAATTGAACTTGTGTCGGCACATTGCACCTCAAGTATGTGCGTCGGCTATGCAATTGATGGAAAAGAACCAAAAGCATATATATCAAGACTCTCAAGCTCACAAAAACCTGGAAAGTCTTTAAGTATTCAAGGGAAACATTTCTTTTTATGA
- the LOC115210456 gene encoding uncharacterized protein LOC115210456 isoform X1, producing MIQKSTYFEQSIQNIEIIVKKILHCSNWFSSDRVDNELVHLLKGLHQLWLDNNILQSSTEWSSQQDSRYMFSSRQVLMQLLNATRIFLDEYMDKFDILKYRELQPNQKSSIEEWALVSLNNIRMKLESHITASNDRIQLFSDNTGVTDRYTGYRNNLTKQSKQPFIYEPDWMKGRQQPLEETDAILLEHQAKGLRKHILPIPPTDLYYQSLGDFPQSYSGDLLATAPGAVKQINPIEKINRAVEKPTGVLGTKLRTGAALLPELTTRGYLTIDSLYPQETVELHDPLPIFCNDTSESAYSKILKKTDESLRAYQQETKPLSKEEALKAAQLAAGLEPILSYKSEYKDNFIKPAINRF from the exons ATGATTCAAAAAAGCACGTATTTCGAACAATCTAttcaaaatatagaaatcatcgTTAAAAAAATCCTGCATTGTAGTAACTGGTTTAGTAGTGACCGAGTTGACAATGAGCTTGTACACCTCCTTAAAGGTCTTCATCAACTTTGGTTGGACAACAATATACTTCAAAGTTCCACAGAATGGTCCAGTCAACAAGATTCTCGATATATGTTTTCATCAAGGCAAG tGCTTATGCAACTTTTAAATGCAACAAGAATCTTTCTGGATGAGTATATGGATAAGTTTGATATACTCAAATACAGGGAGTTGCAGCCAAACCAAAAGAGTAGCATAGAAGAATGGGCACTTGTATCTTTGAACAATATTAGGATG AAGTTAGAATCCCACATTACTGCTTCTAATGACCGGATCCAACTTTTTAGTGATAACACGGGTGTTACGGATCGATACACAGGATATCGCAACAATTTGACAAAACAATCAAAGCAACCATTCATTTATGAACCTGATTGGATGAAAGGCAGACAGCAACCATTAGAGGAAACAGATGCCATTTTACTTG aacATCAAGCAAAAGGATTAAGGAAACATATTTTACCAATTCCACCAACAGACCTCTATTATCAGTCTCTAGGAGACTTTCCACAATCTTATAGTGGTGACCTTTTAGCTACAG CACCTGGTGCCGTTAAACAAATAAATCCCATTGAAAAGATTAACCGTGCTGTTGAGAAACCAACAGGTGTACTAGGAACAAAACTTAGAACTGGAGCAGCTCTACTTCCGGAATTGACCACAAgag GTTATCTCACCATCGACAGTCTTTATCCTCAAGAAACAGTTGAGCTCCATGATCCTTTACCTATTTTTTGCAATGATACAAGTGAATCAGCCTAcagcaaaattttgaaaaagactgaTGAGTCATTAAGGGCATACCAACAAGAAACAAAACCTCTAAGTAAAGAGGAAGCCTTAAAAGCTGCCCAGTTGGCTGCTGGCTTGGAGCCTATTCTAAGTTACAAAAGTGAATATAAAGACAACTTTATCAAACCAGCAATTAATCGATTCTag
- the LOC115210456 gene encoding uncharacterized protein LOC115210456 isoform X2: MLMQLLNATRIFLDEYMDKFDILKYRELQPNQKSSIEEWALVSLNNIRMKLESHITASNDRIQLFSDNTGVTDRYTGYRNNLTKQSKQPFIYEPDWMKGRQQPLEETDAILLEHQAKGLRKHILPIPPTDLYYQSLGDFPQSYSGDLLATAPGAVKQINPIEKINRAVEKPTGVLGTKLRTGAALLPELTTRGYLTIDSLYPQETVELHDPLPIFCNDTSESAYSKILKKTDESLRAYQQETKPLSKEEALKAAQLAAGLEPILSYKSEYKDNFIKPAINRF, translated from the exons tGCTTATGCAACTTTTAAATGCAACAAGAATCTTTCTGGATGAGTATATGGATAAGTTTGATATACTCAAATACAGGGAGTTGCAGCCAAACCAAAAGAGTAGCATAGAAGAATGGGCACTTGTATCTTTGAACAATATTAGGATG AAGTTAGAATCCCACATTACTGCTTCTAATGACCGGATCCAACTTTTTAGTGATAACACGGGTGTTACGGATCGATACACAGGATATCGCAACAATTTGACAAAACAATCAAAGCAACCATTCATTTATGAACCTGATTGGATGAAAGGCAGACAGCAACCATTAGAGGAAACAGATGCCATTTTACTTG aacATCAAGCAAAAGGATTAAGGAAACATATTTTACCAATTCCACCAACAGACCTCTATTATCAGTCTCTAGGAGACTTTCCACAATCTTATAGTGGTGACCTTTTAGCTACAG CACCTGGTGCCGTTAAACAAATAAATCCCATTGAAAAGATTAACCGTGCTGTTGAGAAACCAACAGGTGTACTAGGAACAAAACTTAGAACTGGAGCAGCTCTACTTCCGGAATTGACCACAAgag GTTATCTCACCATCGACAGTCTTTATCCTCAAGAAACAGTTGAGCTCCATGATCCTTTACCTATTTTTTGCAATGATACAAGTGAATCAGCCTAcagcaaaattttgaaaaagactgaTGAGTCATTAAGGGCATACCAACAAGAAACAAAACCTCTAAGTAAAGAGGAAGCCTTAAAAGCTGCCCAGTTGGCTGCTGGCTTGGAGCCTATTCTAAGTTACAAAAGTGAATATAAAGACAACTTTATCAAACCAGCAATTAATCGATTCTag